The DNA window CATGCATTGAGTCCATGCATTTCAAATAACCCAACATGGATTCCTTTTTTTAGTACACCGTAACAATATAAACGATAAAAGTAAGAGAAATGTAAACAGTCATGCAGTATTAAAGGACTGTAAAACGATAGTAAAAGGTCTGAAGTTGTGCTTACTTTTCACTCATTTTTTGCAACATTAGCACAAGTGCTTGGGTTAATTGCATTTGGCCTTCTGATTGCTTTCTGAGTAGCTCCATTTAAAGACTTTGCTGCCTGGCTTGCTCCGTTCGGGACTGTTGTTCAGCTGTGGCCTTTTCACGTAAAAACGAAACAACCTCTCCTCCACTCCGCCTACTCTTTTTACCCCCCGAAGTAGAAGCTTCATCACTTTCGCCGTCTGCTTTAGCTTTCCTTTTTCCACCGCCCATTCTCTGCATCGCCTTTTTGCGTACATCCTCGGCGGCTGCCTTGTCCTCTGTCTTCTTGTTGTTGGCTGTCTGGCTTTCTTCTTTCTCGCATAGTTCTTCGATAAGACTGTCCTTTTCTGAAA is part of the Nematostella vectensis chromosome 13, jaNemVect1.1, whole genome shotgun sequence genome and encodes:
- the LOC5507322 gene encoding uncharacterized protein LOC5507322, translated to MEASSKKQQAMEWTDDHDNLLLREMAVSELFSYKKGSPDRGKVWVNIQETLNSIENQKFLLKDKRAVRDRWTLLQTKFKKRIRAEEMASGINCELSEKDSLIEELCEKEESQTANNKKTEDKAAAEDVRKKAMQRMGGGKRKAKADGESDEASTSGGKKSRRSGGEVVSFLREKATAEQQSRTEQARQQSL